Part of the Grimontia kaedaensis genome is shown below.
ACCCAGAAGCTGATACCATATCCGCAATTTTGTAGGCCAGATCGGGCGCCCCCGGTGCAGGATAGGTCAGTTCATAAAGCGGCTTTGGAAAGCCGTAAAAGTCGTAGATCACCGACGGCGAGACACCGGAAGTAATCACGACATCATCATCGCTGTCGAGATGACCTGAAAAAATGACGATCGCTTTAGGTTTGTTGAGTGTGCCACTAAGCGATTTCATAAACCGAGAAGCATCACTGTTATCAATCGCCAGCGTTGGACCACCGTGTGATAAAAACAGAACAGGTTGAGTCTTATTCATTGATGTGTCTCCTTTTTCTAACCTCCCGCGAAGTTTCTCGTTTCTGTGTCTCAGCGGTATCGATATCTAACGTTACAGCAGATATAGTCGAAGAATTAACCGCTTGAATTTGACAATCTTGTTCAGAAAAATCGAACAGAGGGCGCTGATATGGAAATCCAAACCTTATTACTGTTTGTGGTGGCTTCACTTTCTATCAATCTGATCCCCGGTCAGGATGTGGTTTATATCGTGTCCAATACCATGGCAGGAAAACTCAAGATGGGGCTTCGCGCTGCAATGGGTTTAGGTGTGGGCTATTTCGTGCATACCTTCGCAGCCGTAGTTGGTCTTTCGGCGATTATCGTCAATTCCGCGGTCGTCTTTATGGCGGTGAAGTATTTGGGAGCCGCTTACCTTTTGTATTTAGGTATTCGTGCGCTGAGAAACTTCTTTTCTGGCAACTCGAAGATCACTATCAGTGCTTCCGATGCGGGTAATAACATTAATGTTTTCAAACAGGGCGTGATGGTGGCGGTGTTGAACCCCAAAGTCGCGTTGTTCTTCCTGTCATTCCTTCCCCAATTCATTGACCCGACAGCGGCCTCACCCGAATACCAACTTCTGGTTCTTGGCGTCGTCTTTTGCATCACCGCCACGCTTTGCAATCTCTCGTATGCCATTGTGGGAAGCTGGTTGTTCTCCTCGGCAAAATCCCAACGGTTCTCGCGTGTGATTGAAGGGACTTCAGGTGTTCTCTTGATCGGTTTGGCAGGAAAAATCGCCTTGAGCAGAGAGTAGACTCCTATTCATAGCTCGCTGTTTTACCTAAATTTCACTTTTCCTCGACCATACTTCTGATAGTTCGAGATCAAACAGGATAAGAAATGAAAATATTAGTGGTAGAAGACGAACCACAGTTAGGTGAACAAATACTCGATACCTTAGAAAAGAATGGTTGGGTGCCGGAGCTCTCTGAAGATGGCATCGATGCTCTGTATCGCGCCACCTCAGAGCCTTGGGATGCCATTGTGCTCGATTTAGGCCTACCGAAAATCGATGGCCTGACAGTGCTGAAAAGCATCCGCGACGAGAATATCAACACCCCAGTTATCATACTTAGTGCGCGCGATACCCTTTCGCAGCGCGTTGAAGGTTTGAATGCCGGTGCCGACGACTACCTCACCAAGCCGTTCGAAATGCTCGAACTTATTGCCAGACTTCGTGCTCATCTAAGACGCGCTTCCGGCACTGCATCGCCTGTTCTACAAATGGGCGACTTGAGTCTGGATACCCGAACGTCGACCGTGCTATGGCGGGGTCAGGCAGTCACGCTGACCGCGCTGGAATACAAAGTGGTTGCTTACTTCATGCATAACCCTGAGAAGATGATTTCCAAAACAGAGCTGGTTGAGCATATCTACAAACAGGATTTCGAGCGCGACTCTAACACCGTCGAAGTTTTCATTGGGCGAATACGCAAGAAGATAGCGCCAGATATCATCAAAACCGTGCGCGGATTGGGGTATCAACTCAATGCGCAGTAGAGTCAGTTATATTGGTAAACTGAGCCTGAAAAGCCGCCTGCTTTTGGCAACTGTGATTTGGGCAACCGTTATGATTTCTATTGCCGGGATAGGAATCCCAGTGCTGATGAACGATTATCTCATAACGGCGACCAAAGAGCGCTTGCAGCTGTCGATGGATGAAATCTCCAACAACTTGCAGCTTGATGAAAATCAACAGTTGGTGTTGGCACAGCCTCCCTCAGACGCCCGTTTTGAACGTCCTTTCAGTGGGCTGTATTGGCATATTACTCAGGGAGATACGGTATTGCGGTCACCGTCACTGGCGGACAAGGATTTCAAACTCTCCGACGGGCCCATCAAGGAAATGCTGGGTGCGAGGAAAGAACCTCTCATCACCATTACCCAGACCTTTGTACCCAAAGGCGGAACAACGCCAGTCACCGTCAAAATTGGTATCGATGAAGACCCGACTGAAGACGTATTGCAAAGCCTCTCCAGTAAGCTTTGGGTGATCCTATCTATGCTGTTTTTGGGCGTGATTGTGTTGGTTGGATTACAGGTAGCTTGGTCGCTGCTGCCGCTGAATGACATGCAACGGGAGTTGGTAAAACTTAAAGAGGGCAAACAAGATGCCCTCAGCACTAACTACCCGCAGGAAGTCTCGCCGCTGGTCTCTGATCTCAATGCCCTACTGTTTCATTATCACGAGTTACTTTCCCGCGCCCGACAACATGCGGGGAATCTTTCCCATGCGCTCAAAACGCCCTTATCTGTGCTCAAAAATGATGTGCTTTCACTGGATGAGGAAAGCCAGAAAAAGCTGCTGCCTTCCATTGAGCGGATCCAGAACCAGATTGACTACCACCTTGGCCGCGCCCGGGTCGCAGGCTCGATGAATATCCTCGCGGTGAAGTCCAACCCCAGTACTCGAGTGGATGCGATCACGCTGGCATTCGACAAGGTTTATGCTTCTCGTGAAGTCATTGTCATTAACGAGCTTGATGATGAATTTGACGTTGCCGTCGACCCTGCTGATTTGGATGAAATGTTGGGGAACCTCATCGAGAACGCTTATAAATGGGCAAACAACTTGGTGCGGATTTACGCTATTGATGCGGGAAAAGAAACCGTTCAAATCTGTGTTGAAGATGACGGAGAAGGTATTCCCGACGAAGAGCTAACCAACGTGCTAAAACGCAGTGTCCGACTCGATGAATCCACGCCCGGCACGGGCCTTGGACTCAATATCGTCAATGAAATTGCCCACAGTTATCGCGGAAGTCTCGAGTTAACGAAAGGAAGCATGGGCGGATTGAAAGCGGTGCTGACAGTGAAACTCGCTCGCTAGGGTCTGTTGACCTTAAGGGAAGAACAATTTCGACTATGTTGAGCCGCCATTCATGGCGGCTCTTTTTCTTCCAAGAGCTAACTTCATCTAAGGGCTAACATTCGCCAGCGGCATCTCGTTGTCGCTAACCACCAGCACCCTACCATCGCTATAATAATCGTGCTGGTCATCCACCGCCAGCGGGGTCAATGCCTGATAGTACTCTGTTGAAAGTTCAGGAAGCTGAGTATTGATCATGTTCGCCAATTCATCGCGCTCTGCGTCGATGTTCGGGTCAATGCTGTGTAGTACTGTGATGATCCCTGAATACATGGTCAGCTTTAACCCATCGTCATAGCTAATGGCACCTACCCACAGCGGCTGATTCAAATCTTTATCAATCCCTGCCTGCCACCAGCGAATATGTGAGCGTTTCAGTAAGTCGCCCGGCAATTGGAACGCCATATCCTGAGGACGTTCGTTCCAGAATAAATCGGATACAGGTGGTGTCTGACCTTTCAGCAGATCAACATAGTCAGCCCAATCAATATCGTTACGAGAGAAGGTTTGATTCTCCAGCCAACCTAATTCATTCATCATGGTTCTTGGCGACTCGCCAACATAAAGCACATTCACCCCTTGTGCATCAAAGAATGGCGATTTGCCAGGGTAAACTTTGTAGCTCAGTGAAACTGGCGTTACCGTCTCTGTCGGTACTGCGTCGACAAAGTTGTCGGCGTACCAGAAGTAGTGGCTGTAATTTACGCCAAGCATGGCGACCAGAAAGAAGGCACTGACTTTTGGCACTAGCTTCTTCCATTGGAAGGCATAGCCTACCCAAGCAAGAATCGCGGTCGCCGCGATGGCCATTAAGCTATATTGATGCTCGCTGACCATCGAGACAATGGTGTCCAACAGAGGAAATTGCTCAACACCTGCGGCCAACACATAACCCCAGAGGATGAACTGCCCTGCGCCCAGAATCAGACCGATTGTCGAGTAGAACGTGAAACGTCCCCATGAGACTTTCTGCGAACCTGCCATAAAGGGAACTACCCAGGCAACCGGCCCCAATAGTCGGGCGAAGGTCATCGCATAAGCCCCTTTTGTTGCCATCAAACGTCTACAACGTGCAAATGCTCTACGGGTTTTGGGCTGCCACTTCATCAGTTTTTGCTGCACAGGTTTACCGAATTTTCGTCCTGCCAGATAGCTGAGTTGGTCGCCGAGAAAACCGCCCAGCAAGACCATGATCACACCTGTGATAATGCCGTCATACAGGTGGTAACCCGCGGCCAGCAGGAAAGGCTCTGCTGGCACAAATAAGTTGGGGCCTATCAGCGCATCGAAAAAAGCGCCCAGAAATAGTCCGATAGACTCAAACATGATGACCTCTTATTCCTTTGCTCTCATTCATTCCGTTGGGCTTACTTTTGGTCCTGATAGTGACCAAAGCGGTATTCCATTTCGTTATTACGCATTTCACCAAAGAAGAAGCGTCGGAAGTTGGCCTTCAGGTATACAAAGCCTGTTGCAACCATGCCATCTTGATCCAATCGGCGCGGGTCGAACTGGAAAGCCTGATTAATGAAGCGGAAGCGCATCAGCTTGCTGGCACGGCGAACATAATCGCAGTCTTCGCATAGGGTGATTTTTTCATCAAAGCCTGCGAGCTGTTTGTGTGCCGTGCGGGTTGAGAAAATACATGCACCCACGGCTGTCGGGAAGAAGAACTGCGTGGCAAACATACCCCCATTAAATGCTGCGTAGCACACCTTTTGAACCGCTGGCAGGGCCTTGGCACCCATGTAAACACCAGCTACCTGAAGATTCTTTTCATTCAGTTCTTTTAGTGATTCTTCGAGGAACTCTGGTTCCAAACGCACATCGGCATCGAGAAACAACACACGTTCATAGTTGGCAATAGAGGCACCCGTGTTACGGCCAAGACTGACACCACGGGTTTCCATGCGATGCACAGTCAACGCTGGCAGGTGTTTTGCAAATGAACGGGCAACATCGCGGGTCGCATCATCGCTGTTTGAATCCACCAGCACTACTTCGAAGTCTTGATGAGTCTGGTTGATCAAGTCATCCAGCAGTCGGCCGATACGCTTTTCTTCATTGAGGGTAATAATGACAACGCTAATAGGTTCCATCTCTTTCTCCTTCACTTGATTGATGGAGAGAGAATAAAGAACCCACACTTAACGCCCGGTGAGTGCGATGTTCAGATTCAGTTCATGTTGGTACCTGGAAAAGAAAAAGAGAGAAGCATATCCAGTTTATGGGTGAATATCTGGCGCTGCCTGGCAATGGGATATAGGGTCAGTCCAGGTTTGTTTTCGAAAACCATATTAACGGTGAGCAGCGATGGAACTGGATTATTTGAGCCTCAACAAAGAAGCGTGGAATAAGCGAACGGCAGTTCACATTGAATCGAAGTTCTATGATGTTGATGCGTTCAAGCAGGGGAAGTCTTCACTCAATGCCATCGAGCTAGAACAAGTCGGAAACGTTGAAGGTAAATCCCTCCTCCATCTCCAATGTCACTTTGGACAGGATACCCTTTCCTGGGCACGTTTAGGCGCAAAAGTCACCGGCGTAGATCTGTCTCCCGCTGCGATTGAACAAGCCCAATGTCTCAGTCGCGACTTGGGCCTCGAAGCAAGGTTTATTGAAAGCGATATCTACGAGTTTGGAGAGAGCAACACAGAGCAATACGATGTCGTTTTCACCTCTTACGGTGTGCTTTGTTGGCTACCGGACTTATCGCGTTGGGCAAAGACAGTCTCAAATGCGTTGAAAGTGGGTGGGGAGTTCCACATCGTCGAGTTCCATACTTTTAATGACTTACTTTATGGGTACTCCTATTTTCCAACCACAAAACCGGATATTGAAGAGGAAGGCACTTACACGGAAAACTGCGATGGCACCACTTCGACCATGGCTACCTGGCCACATCCACTCAGCGAAGTCATCAATGCGCTGATTCAGGCAGGCCTTCGAATTGATGTTTTTGCTGAGTATCCATATAGCCCCTATAACTGCTTCGAAGGTTTGGAGTATGTAGAGCAAAAAGGCTATCAATTGCTTCACAAAGGTCAGCAAGTGCCATTGCTATATACCATCAAAGCCACGAAAGACGCTCGCTGACTTCCAAGAAACGGTTGTCAGTGAACCAATGGTAGGTATTTAATTCGCTGGTCATTATACATATAAAGAGAAATAAAAATGTCCTCTACCCCAGTTTGGCCAGCCATTTTAAAGCTCGATGGAGACGACGAACTGCTTTTTATTGCCAGTCAAAGCCAGTTTGAAGATGAAGCAACAGATATGATTTTCAGTGATGAAGATATGCTGATTGATTCTGAAGGTACCTGCTTTTTACTGTCGATGAAAAGCCAAAAAATTTTACTGGTTCCACACACTAAGCAATTCGATGCCATCGAAGTTTCTGCGCTGGTTCAAGCCCATGAATTTTGCAAAGCAGAAGTCTGTCTGACCAAAATTCATTTCCCCACAGTCAGGGAGGCCATCGCAGCATTAGCGCCATTCAAGCGATAAATACTCTCGATGAAAAACAGACATGCCCTATGTGATTTCTGCCGCAATTGATCTGCGTATCTTCAGTCATTTACGCTTACAACCCCATCACGACTGTTCCTTGTCATAACCCTATGTTTAGCTAGCCTCGCACGACGCTAAAAACAACTGATGGGTGAAATAACGTGGAATTCCTGCTTGAACAAAACCTGATTCAGGTAA
Proteins encoded:
- a CDS encoding LysE family translocator, with the protein product MEIQTLLLFVVASLSINLIPGQDVVYIVSNTMAGKLKMGLRAAMGLGVGYFVHTFAAVVGLSAIIVNSAVVFMAVKYLGAAYLLYLGIRALRNFFSGNSKITISASDAGNNINVFKQGVMVAVLNPKVALFFLSFLPQFIDPTAASPEYQLLVLGVVFCITATLCNLSYAIVGSWLFSSAKSQRFSRVIEGTSGVLLIGLAGKIALSRE
- a CDS encoding LssY C-terminal domain-containing protein translates to MFESIGLFLGAFFDALIGPNLFVPAEPFLLAAGYHLYDGIITGVIMVLLGGFLGDQLSYLAGRKFGKPVQQKLMKWQPKTRRAFARCRRLMATKGAYAMTFARLLGPVAWVVPFMAGSQKVSWGRFTFYSTIGLILGAGQFILWGYVLAAGVEQFPLLDTIVSMVSEHQYSLMAIAATAILAWVGYAFQWKKLVPKVSAFFLVAMLGVNYSHYFWYADNFVDAVPTETVTPVSLSYKVYPGKSPFFDAQGVNVLYVGESPRTMMNELGWLENQTFSRNDIDWADYVDLLKGQTPPVSDLFWNERPQDMAFQLPGDLLKRSHIRWWQAGIDKDLNQPLWVGAISYDDGLKLTMYSGIITVLHSIDPNIDAERDELANMINTQLPELSTEYYQALTPLAVDDQHDYYSDGRVLVVSDNEMPLANVSP
- a CDS encoding glycosyltransferase family 2 protein, which codes for MEPISVVIITLNEEKRIGRLLDDLINQTHQDFEVVLVDSNSDDATRDVARSFAKHLPALTVHRMETRGVSLGRNTGASIANYERVLFLDADVRLEPEFLEESLKELNEKNLQVAGVYMGAKALPAVQKVCYAAFNGGMFATQFFFPTAVGACIFSTRTAHKQLAGFDEKITLCEDCDYVRRASKLMRFRFINQAFQFDPRRLDQDGMVATGFVYLKANFRRFFFGEMRNNEMEYRFGHYQDQK
- a CDS encoding response regulator transcription factor; protein product: MKILVVEDEPQLGEQILDTLEKNGWVPELSEDGIDALYRATSEPWDAIVLDLGLPKIDGLTVLKSIRDENINTPVIILSARDTLSQRVEGLNAGADDYLTKPFEMLELIARLRAHLRRASGTASPVLQMGDLSLDTRTSTVLWRGQAVTLTALEYKVVAYFMHNPEKMISKTELVEHIYKQDFERDSNTVEVFIGRIRKKIAPDIIKTVRGLGYQLNAQ
- a CDS encoding class I SAM-dependent methyltransferase; this encodes MELDYLSLNKEAWNKRTAVHIESKFYDVDAFKQGKSSLNAIELEQVGNVEGKSLLHLQCHFGQDTLSWARLGAKVTGVDLSPAAIEQAQCLSRDLGLEARFIESDIYEFGESNTEQYDVVFTSYGVLCWLPDLSRWAKTVSNALKVGGEFHIVEFHTFNDLLYGYSYFPTTKPDIEEEGTYTENCDGTTSTMATWPHPLSEVINALIQAGLRIDVFAEYPYSPYNCFEGLEYVEQKGYQLLHKGQQVPLLYTIKATKDAR
- a CDS encoding DUF4144 domain-containing protein translates to MSSTPVWPAILKLDGDDELLFIASQSQFEDEATDMIFSDEDMLIDSEGTCFLLSMKSQKILLVPHTKQFDAIEVSALVQAHEFCKAEVCLTKIHFPTVREAIAALAPFKR
- a CDS encoding ATP-binding protein is translated as MRSRVSYIGKLSLKSRLLLATVIWATVMISIAGIGIPVLMNDYLITATKERLQLSMDEISNNLQLDENQQLVLAQPPSDARFERPFSGLYWHITQGDTVLRSPSLADKDFKLSDGPIKEMLGARKEPLITITQTFVPKGGTTPVTVKIGIDEDPTEDVLQSLSSKLWVILSMLFLGVIVLVGLQVAWSLLPLNDMQRELVKLKEGKQDALSTNYPQEVSPLVSDLNALLFHYHELLSRARQHAGNLSHALKTPLSVLKNDVLSLDEESQKKLLPSIERIQNQIDYHLGRARVAGSMNILAVKSNPSTRVDAITLAFDKVYASREVIVINELDDEFDVAVDPADLDEMLGNLIENAYKWANNLVRIYAIDAGKETVQICVEDDGEGIPDEELTNVLKRSVRLDESTPGTGLGLNIVNEIAHSYRGSLELTKGSMGGLKAVLTVKLAR